A section of the Streptomyces sp. SCL15-4 genome encodes:
- a CDS encoding YcaO-like family protein, translating into MTDLDNSPPAHALAWLEATTDDPAMLPCGTSHRSVPAAEAIARVWPLRHRLGISRVADLTPLDVVGIPVFSVTRPSARTGQITLCQGKGNAPAEALASALFEALERHCGSLARPALTAAPARLRAEGQAHLGASDLGLAELPDDRPLEWIRGRDSRDGSPVLLPAAEVIFPYTAPPGCLRPVRPSTTGLASGATLSEAVLHALYEVVERDATSRYLHGGPGRLVPLDTITGPAESELLVKYAKAEIDTVVIDLTHTTVLPTFAVFLSDPGAHQAHLAVSGFGTHPNAGVALRRALTEAAQARATAIQGSREDLDRVADVYRADPAAQRTAFLHRSLRARAEGVTDFRTLPDPPPRSTRATLRHVAAALEAGGYDRVVHTDLTVPELGLPVAHVMVPGMVDSVVEPLRSHRVAHQPVQA; encoded by the coding sequence ATGACTGACCTGGACAACAGCCCGCCCGCGCACGCCCTGGCGTGGCTGGAGGCCACGACCGACGACCCGGCCATGCTGCCGTGCGGCACCTCGCACCGGTCGGTGCCGGCCGCCGAGGCCATCGCCCGCGTCTGGCCGCTGCGCCACCGGCTCGGCATCAGCCGGGTCGCGGACCTCACGCCGCTCGACGTCGTCGGCATCCCCGTCTTCAGCGTCACCCGGCCCAGCGCCCGCACCGGCCAGATCACCCTCTGCCAGGGCAAGGGCAACGCGCCCGCGGAGGCACTGGCCTCGGCGCTGTTCGAGGCGCTGGAACGGCACTGCGGCTCCCTCGCCCGCCCCGCCCTGACGGCCGCACCGGCCCGGCTGCGGGCCGAGGGCCAGGCCCATCTGGGCGCATCCGACCTGGGCCTCGCCGAGTTGCCCGACGACCGGCCGCTGGAGTGGATCCGGGGCCGGGACAGCAGGGACGGCAGCCCGGTGCTGCTGCCCGCCGCCGAGGTGATCTTCCCGTACACCGCACCGCCCGGCTGCCTGCGGCCGGTCCGTCCGAGCACCACGGGCCTGGCCTCCGGCGCCACCCTGAGCGAGGCGGTGCTGCACGCCCTCTACGAAGTCGTGGAACGGGACGCCACCTCCCGCTACCTCCACGGCGGACCGGGCCGCCTGGTCCCGCTCGACACGATCACCGGGCCCGCCGAGTCGGAGCTGCTGGTCAAGTACGCCAAGGCCGAGATCGACACCGTCGTCATCGACCTCACCCACACCACCGTGCTGCCCACCTTCGCGGTGTTCCTCTCCGACCCGGGCGCCCACCAGGCGCACCTGGCGGTCTCCGGATTCGGCACGCACCCCAACGCGGGCGTCGCCCTGCGCCGCGCCCTGACCGAGGCCGCCCAGGCCCGCGCCACCGCGATCCAGGGCAGCCGGGAGGACCTCGACCGCGTCGCCGACGTCTACCGCGCGGACCCCGCCGCCCAGCGGACGGCGTTCCTGCACCGTTCCCTGCGCGCCAGGGCGGAGGGCGTCACGGACTTCCGCACGCTGCCCGACCCGCCGCCGCGCTCGACGCGCGCCACGCTGCGGCACGTGGCCGCCGCGCTGGAGGCCGGCGGCTACGACCGGGTCGTGCACACCGACCTGACCGTCCCGGAACTCGGCCTGCCCGTCGCCCACGTGATGGTGCCGGGCATGGTCGACTCCGTCGTAGAACCTCTCAGGAGCCATCGTGTGGCCCATCAGCCCGTCCAGGCCTAG
- a CDS encoding carbamoyltransferase C-terminal domain-containing protein gives MTDASRPATPPWNALTPQPDRTAGLGTGVRVLVVSDGTPAPGDAAADPHTERVAELCRQLAGRAELGYASAAHLKSRTLAADLRAMVTADGGWDIVAMPWSSPEPDAERLGVRRAFEEVARDPAMPLFIAAAGHDGPGRLRFPASCPSVLAVGVASDNGEPAAYCGTDGTGRKPQLLVPDTLYATRSSAGPDPMRGTSAAVGVVAGLAAGLSGLLGRDGRRVPSASLRAALLASAGPGGVLADAPLTRQLSADGPGPSCFRLPRAATRLRLRARTGHAAVRVAVVTEGAEEAVSGDGAPLWLPRAAGLSVSVAGAGTSRRATGPGWLVLDVPPGADGEMVITVECPEPVTAFVSVGGADTVEEIEERAGEPAGNAPAARRAERTGTDRPVILGLSASHDASACLLRDGTPQVAVQQERVTRRKHDGAGHLSSRAAADYCLTSAGLRADDVDVFAFNAQPLLPGYVGLSVPSAARTFDLFDPFDERAVYVSHHLAHAFSAFWGSPFEEAVVVVCDGSGGSVLGADDLLVDGPGLREYLARTTEDRLPRVHVFSVYHFDRDGYRLLFREYADSFNVRVGSSSIGETYAAVSQYVFGDWQEGSGKLMGLAPWGKPGNAGPSFLETGPDGLPRFRSDWKDAYRDPGSGRPLDHADLAARIQADLEEALVARMRYAMSLVPGCGNLAYAGGIALNSVANDRIARESGADHLFVFPAASDAGVSLGAAAAAHFRLTGSTRRERGEFNDYLGHPYTQDDHDAAIRLVGDRVVVEPLSPEAVADRIAAGEVIGWFQGGSEFGPRALGHRSVLADARSRDTWDFINAHIKFREDFRPLAPIVPEEVAAEYFDLDEPSPHMLRVVPVREKYREQLAAVTHVDGTARVQTVSRAANPRVHELLHLVGERTGFPVLVNTSLNRRGEPMIETPGQALDMLLGTRLSAMVLGDRLVRRTPEHEAPLSLRSRIVLAPGVRLRWEQDAEGSRLRITGGAEPAGLELPGWAFTALSQADPGRPLGAYLPHCLDGTQTGTETALAFLTALRARCLLVVTRETADD, from the coding sequence ATGACGGACGCAAGCCGCCCCGCGACGCCGCCCTGGAACGCGCTGACCCCGCAACCGGACCGCACCGCCGGCCTCGGGACGGGCGTACGGGTCCTGGTCGTCTCCGACGGCACCCCCGCGCCCGGCGACGCCGCCGCCGACCCGCACACGGAACGGGTCGCCGAGCTGTGCCGGCAGCTGGCCGGCCGGGCGGAACTCGGCTACGCCTCGGCCGCGCACCTGAAGTCCCGCACCCTCGCCGCCGACCTGCGCGCCATGGTCACGGCGGACGGCGGCTGGGACATCGTGGCCATGCCGTGGTCGTCGCCGGAACCCGACGCCGAACGGCTCGGGGTCCGGCGGGCCTTCGAGGAGGTGGCCCGGGACCCGGCCATGCCGCTGTTCATCGCGGCCGCCGGACACGACGGACCGGGACGGCTCAGGTTCCCGGCCTCCTGCCCCTCGGTGCTGGCCGTCGGTGTCGCTTCCGACAACGGCGAACCGGCGGCGTACTGCGGCACCGACGGCACGGGCCGCAAGCCGCAGCTGCTGGTCCCGGACACCCTGTACGCCACCCGCTCCTCGGCCGGACCCGACCCGATGCGCGGCACCTCGGCCGCCGTCGGCGTCGTCGCCGGTCTCGCCGCCGGGCTGTCCGGCCTGCTGGGCCGTGACGGGCGCCGTGTGCCCTCGGCGTCGCTGCGCGCCGCGCTGCTGGCCTCGGCCGGGCCGGGCGGAGTGCTGGCGGACGCGCCGCTGACGCGGCAGCTGAGCGCCGACGGACCCGGACCGTCCTGCTTCCGCCTGCCGCGCGCGGCCACGCGGCTGCGGCTGCGCGCCCGGACCGGGCACGCCGCCGTGCGCGTCGCGGTGGTCACCGAGGGAGCGGAGGAGGCCGTCAGCGGCGACGGCGCGCCGCTGTGGCTGCCGCGTGCCGCCGGACTGTCGGTGTCCGTTGCGGGCGCCGGCACCAGCCGGCGGGCCACCGGCCCCGGATGGCTGGTGCTCGACGTCCCGCCCGGCGCCGACGGCGAGATGGTGATCACCGTCGAATGCCCCGAACCGGTCACCGCCTTCGTGTCCGTCGGCGGTGCCGACACCGTCGAGGAGATCGAGGAGCGTGCCGGCGAGCCCGCCGGGAACGCACCGGCGGCCCGGCGCGCCGAGCGGACCGGCACGGACCGTCCCGTCATCCTCGGCCTGTCGGCCAGCCACGACGCCTCCGCCTGCCTCCTGCGCGACGGCACCCCGCAGGTCGCCGTGCAGCAGGAGCGGGTCACCCGCCGCAAACACGATGGAGCCGGCCACCTCTCCTCCCGGGCGGCGGCCGACTACTGCCTCACCTCGGCCGGCCTGCGCGCCGACGACGTGGACGTGTTCGCCTTCAACGCGCAGCCGCTGCTGCCGGGTTACGTGGGACTGTCGGTACCGTCCGCCGCGCGGACGTTCGACCTCTTCGACCCGTTCGACGAACGCGCCGTCTACGTCTCGCACCACCTCGCCCACGCCTTCTCCGCGTTCTGGGGCTCGCCGTTCGAGGAGGCGGTGGTCGTCGTCTGCGACGGCTCCGGGGGCTCCGTGCTCGGCGCGGACGACCTCCTGGTCGACGGCCCCGGGCTGCGGGAGTACCTGGCCCGGACGACCGAGGACCGGCTGCCCCGCGTCCACGTCTTCTCCGTCTACCACTTCGACCGCGACGGCTACCGGCTGCTGTTCCGCGAGTACGCCGACTCCTTCAACGTCCGCGTCGGCTCCTCCTCGATCGGCGAGACCTACGCGGCCGTGAGCCAGTACGTCTTCGGCGACTGGCAGGAGGGCAGCGGCAAGCTGATGGGCCTCGCGCCCTGGGGCAAGCCCGGCAACGCGGGACCGAGCTTCCTGGAGACGGGGCCGGACGGCCTGCCGCGCTTCCGCAGCGACTGGAAGGACGCCTACCGCGACCCCGGCTCCGGCCGCCCGCTGGACCACGCCGACCTCGCGGCCCGGATCCAGGCCGACCTCGAAGAGGCACTGGTGGCCCGTATGCGGTACGCCATGTCGCTGGTGCCCGGCTGCGGCAACCTCGCCTACGCGGGAGGCATCGCGCTCAACTCCGTGGCCAACGACCGCATCGCCCGCGAGAGCGGAGCCGACCACCTCTTCGTGTTCCCGGCGGCGAGCGACGCCGGGGTCTCGCTGGGCGCCGCGGCCGCCGCGCACTTCCGGCTCACCGGCTCCACCCGTCGCGAACGAGGCGAGTTCAACGACTACTTGGGCCATCCGTACACCCAGGACGACCATGACGCGGCCATCCGGCTGGTCGGTGACCGGGTGGTCGTCGAACCGCTGTCACCGGAGGCCGTCGCGGACCGGATCGCCGCGGGCGAGGTCATCGGCTGGTTCCAGGGCGGCTCGGAGTTCGGACCGCGCGCGCTGGGGCACCGGTCGGTCCTCGCCGACGCCAGGAGCCGCGACACCTGGGACTTCATCAACGCCCACATCAAGTTCCGGGAGGACTTCCGCCCGCTGGCGCCCATCGTGCCCGAGGAGGTCGCCGCCGAGTACTTCGACCTCGACGAGCCGTCACCGCACATGCTGCGCGTGGTCCCGGTCCGCGAGAAGTACCGCGAGCAGCTCGCGGCCGTCACCCACGTCGACGGCACGGCCCGCGTGCAGACGGTCTCGCGGGCGGCCAACCCGCGCGTCCACGAGCTGCTGCACCTCGTCGGCGAACGCACCGGTTTCCCCGTCCTGGTGAACACCTCGCTGAACCGCCGCGGCGAGCCCATGATCGAGACCCCCGGCCAGGCCCTCGACATGCTGCTGGGCACCCGGCTGAGCGCCATGGTGCTCGGCGACCGGCTGGTCCGCCGTACCCCCGAGCACGAGGCGCCGCTCTCGCTGCGCTCCCGGATCGTCCTCGCTCCCGGTGTACGGCTGCGATGGGAGCAGGACGCCGAGGGCAGCCGGCTGCGGATCACCGGCGGGGCCGAACCGGCCGGCCTCGAACTGCCGGGGTGGGCGTTCACCGCCTTGTCCCAGGCCGACCCCGGCCGTCCCCTCGGCGCCTACCTGCCGCACTGCCTCGACGGCACGCAGACCGGCACCGAGACGGCGCTGGCGTTCCTGACCGCGCTCCGCGCCCGCTGCCTGCTGGTGGTCACCCGGGAGACCGCAGATGACTGA
- a CDS encoding DUF692 family multinuclear iron-containing protein, whose protein sequence is MTNEKTDSVGRLGFGLDWQYRDNYPQKMPDLCAKYAGRLSHLSCVSLPSAADAQIFMDECAGNLPVVHHLPGVAPAAPGGPNLELFTRLEAVSDVLGAAWTCEDIGLWSIGPYPLPYFTPPLFEREVADHVVDGIRRMREVSRYPFVPEIPSCTLAAGRLSLGEFFHRVTDGADCDLLLDVAHVFSYAVAVRRPYADVLRSLPLDRVVEIHVAGGYIDPTFDNRYLDTHSHAVTPAVIDLLQEAVANAPRLRAVTYEIGVGLGAEELDSDFERIENLLAEIDWTPTITRPSDLVRAGTA, encoded by the coding sequence ATGACGAACGAGAAGACGGACTCCGTCGGTAGGCTCGGCTTCGGACTCGACTGGCAGTACCGGGACAACTACCCGCAGAAGATGCCGGACCTGTGCGCCAAGTACGCCGGCCGGCTCAGCCATCTGTCCTGCGTCTCCCTGCCCAGCGCCGCCGACGCGCAGATCTTCATGGACGAGTGCGCCGGGAACCTGCCCGTGGTGCACCACCTCCCGGGCGTGGCCCCGGCCGCCCCCGGCGGCCCCAACCTGGAGCTGTTCACCCGCCTCGAAGCGGTGAGCGACGTCCTGGGCGCCGCCTGGACGTGCGAGGACATCGGCCTGTGGTCGATCGGCCCGTACCCGCTGCCGTACTTCACCCCTCCGCTCTTCGAGCGCGAGGTCGCCGACCACGTCGTCGACGGCATACGCCGCATGCGCGAGGTGAGCCGCTACCCGTTCGTACCGGAGATCCCGTCCTGCACCCTCGCGGCCGGCCGGCTGAGCCTCGGCGAGTTCTTCCACCGCGTCACCGACGGCGCCGACTGCGACCTGCTGCTGGACGTCGCCCACGTCTTCTCGTACGCCGTCGCCGTGCGGCGGCCCTACGCGGACGTCCTGCGGTCGCTGCCGCTGGACCGGGTGGTGGAGATCCACGTGGCGGGCGGTTACATCGACCCGACCTTCGACAACCGGTACCTGGACACCCACAGCCACGCCGTGACGCCCGCCGTCATCGACCTGCTCCAGGAGGCGGTCGCGAACGCGCCCCGGCTGCGCGCCGTCACCTACGAGATCGGGGTGGGCCTCGGCGCCGAGGAACTCGACAGCGACTTCGAGCGCATCGAGAACCTGCTGGCCGAGATCGACTGGACGCCGACCATCACCCGCCCGTCCGATCTGGTCCGGGCAGGTACCGCATGA